ATGGAGGTGCttctcataaaaatatattttattcctGACATGCTGTTTTCTGGTTGTTAAGAACGTTTTATAAAGATAACAGGctcatatatctaattaaattgtAACTGAAACAGACttctaaatatgaaaaaaaatcagTTTTCTTAGTATCGCAATATAGTTTAAGCTTTTAATTTTTAAACTAAAGACCCTTGAGCTGAAAATGTAACAAGGATtgtaataatatttaaatttttaactcaCATTATTAAACTAAAGTTCCTTGAATTGATAGTGAATTCTAAAATTTCTAAATTGGACTATCAAAGATTCTTTAGTCACCTAAAATTTTTCAAGAAGTGTCCAGGACCTTGTACCTGATTCAGTACCACTTCCCTATCAAACCCTTTTGACACATTTTAGAAAGAAAATTCCATCTAGATTCCCTCAGATCAATATGTAATGAGCTGAATTTCCAATTGATTTGAGAGGCTAATTTAAGGCGACATGTCAGAGCAGTGTACTTTCAATTAGTTAATAAAGTATCTGTTGAAACTTCTACTGGTTGTGTAGGTTTTGCAAGAAGACTTCACAAAATGCCATATCCATTCACATTTAAGTTCATTATTGGAGAAGAATCACAAGGAAAGCAGTCCAACATATGCAAAGGTttacattatttttggttcttttctttttatttcttatgAAACTACATATTCTATTGTGTAGTTTATTCCTAGTGAGTTTTGTAGTTTGACATAGTTGATTAATGTTTATAATAGCATTTCTGAAAGTTTTTATCACTTGCTAGTTACCATATTGTCAATTCTACATAAGCAAGTATTCATCATTAGATGCATCTAGattctgttttcttttctttttgagtcTTACAATTGACTCCAAGAATGTGATGGGAGGAAACATACATAATAGTTACAATGAGTAACATTATACTTAATTTTGCTAGAAGAGCATGTTAAAGTTGTTTGTATATATTCTGTGAGTTTCCCATTTCATAACTTTGTCAAGTTGCTGCTTCGGTTAAGGACTAGTATTTTCCAAGTCCACTAAGCAACTAAGAAGTTGTTTCCAGAGTGGCCATGGAAAACTACCTGTATTGCTTCTCAACATCAATCCATTTGCAAATCATGTGGTTTAGTTGCAATGTATGTACAGTATCTATGTACAGTATGTAGTTTGCAATATATGGCTATGCTTTCAGCAGCGGTTAGTGCCTTAAAATAGACATAGAAGTATAGAACACAGGTTTGGTGCATAGAACCAGCACTTAAGTAAACCAAaagacaataataaaataattagtatTTAATTGAGAACATAGGCTTCCAAAGCAGTGGTCCTGAATAAAAATTTTCGGCTGCTGCAAAGTACATTAGGTAGGCCATTAGAAACAGACCTATATCTATGGTATGTTTAAATATTGTACTTGTACATTTTATCTTTTCTTCTCTTGTATTGTTGTTACGTATGCCATTCATTTATGAAATTAATGGGCCTATACCTTGTGTTCTAATAGTACCCCAGGATTTACTTTGTCCCTTACCAAGTGTAAGTAAACCTGACAATTAGAGTTTCAGTTTGATTTATGCAGATCATGTTGCTAGCATGTTATAAAATTTAAGTTGATTACatcatatttatatatagatTTGGAGCAATAAGAAGGCATCAAACTCATTATTTTATGgttccactttcttttctttctgcagGTGGTTTCAAACTTACCTTTTAATATAAGCACCGAAGTCGTAAAGCAACTTCTTCCTATGGGTGATGTCTTCTCTGATGTCGTGCTTTTACTTCAGGTCTTGAGTGTTACTTTGTCACCTATACCTGTTTCAATGTGAATAATTTGGGGACATGAGTACTCACTCATATTTATTACTTTGAAATGTAACATTAACCCCCACTCTCAGTAGGTCAGcattttttctttctgatttaTTTGGCAAGTTGATGGAAGGTCTTAGAATTGCTAATAATACTTCAATCCATCCTCTAGATATCAGTAGTGGTTCAGCAATTGTTCACTGCTTCTACTTCCTATTTTGATCCAGAAAATTTCTGTCATTTGCAATTCATTTACCTTGCTGTAAGACATTTTCTAATGTCGTTCGGATTTGTCTAATGCACTACTCGGATGTTACTGTGGATCTAGGAATATATGAACATTCTTTTCTGGCATAAATATGTTAATTGTCAGAGATGATGTTTCACCTTGATAAACATAATCTGTATGAAAAATGAAAGTGCTGTGAGCAACGGATTGTAATGttttacatatcatgcttgtaaaaTACTGATACAGTACAGAGGTGCATACTGTGCATGCGATACTGTGCTAGTGCATGATACACATTGGCATCCATCAACTTTCATATGCGGCTACCATTGGTACATGACCTACAACTCACATATGCAAGTTCAACACAGCATTCTATGATACATACCATGCACGCGGTAAGGTCTCGTTAGTCCTTACATTTATAGGCAACTCATGATTGCCACATGACAATCTACTCCTAAGTCCTATCACTTCTAATTTTTTGTAATATTTGATGATCCTGCTCTTGAAACTTTGGTAAGGTTTTTCAGTTGTACTTTTTTTGGTCATGTGCTTAACTTCCACTATTACTTGTCAAGCTATGTCTTGAGCATTGTTATATTTTCACTTAGTGTTCTACTGATTTATTCTTGAACAAATTATGTTACACTTTTCATACTTGGTCACTTAATACTTGCTGGTCAAATTTCTTTATGGTTGATAAGTTTGTGTGGAGAATTAGTTCTTTTATTGGCGACAATCGACAATGTTGTAGGTTAGAAgcttctgctttttttttttatgttttatattttacttGATTATTTCACGCTTTAATTCATGATAGTTGGTTAATGACTGATGAAGTAATTGCGTTGTTTGTAGGATGAGGCTGCATCACGCCTGGCAGATTGTTCTTTACGAACACCAGAGTACAGACCCATTAACATTTTTGTGAAGTTCTACTCAGGTACACACTTTTCTGTGTTGTGGACTTAAGAGGAAAGTTTTGATTTACATGAAAATACTGTGCTCTTAAATGTCGTATCCCTCACCGAGAAAACTGGAGACGAGCCAATTCCTTAGTTATGCAGGTTAGGTGGTTACTTACATGTATTTGTCTTTCTGTCGTGTCACTATTAACATCGGATGGTGGCAACATGTTAACATTGGATGGTGGCAACATGTTATGACGAATGTGACCTGTTAAGGTTTGGTCCCATGGTGAATGCCTAGAAGTTTTTACATTTGAAAGCAGTTCATCTTAAATGTCATCTGTTCTTGTTCAGATTACTAATGAACTTGTTAGCTATATGTTTTTCTTGCCAGACAAACTTATCTGGATTCTAGTGTAGGTTTGATTGATGTCAACTCTAAGTgaattttttatacaatttcaaTATTGGATTACATCTTTAGTTCGAGCTTTATACCTTATTATGGAAAACAAAATTAGGTACATAGACTGGACTTTACACTTGACATTTTGGATCCTAGAATGCAGGAAATCTCTTTTTCTCTGCCAGATGCCTGGTTTGAGAAAATATAGCCCTCTTAATGTCTAAGTAACTTTGACAGGCAGACACTTCTGATGAAGGCAGTAAATGTACTATGGAGATACTGCATGGATATTACTTTTTGATGTTTCCATTGCGTGAGATTTTGACCAGCCAAACCATGGTTATGTTACTGGTTGAGATATAAATCATTAAATAATTAGAGTATGTATCAATCCAGATTTTTGGTGGGCTTGGAAatatttattagcatatatgcaaACTAAAGTGTTTGCAAGTCCTTATGCATTAAgtgctttttatttttataatgttCATCTAAAGGAATGCAAATTTATTTTTCCATGAATATAAATTGTTTCTTACCACTACTTACAATGAACAAGGTGGTCCATTACGAGGTTCTTATGGCCTACAGCATATCAATCATGCATACTACAGTGTGCAGCCTTTGTTTAACTTAGTGATGGACTCTCATTCATCCTTTGTTTCCTTAAGACAGCTAATGTTCATTCATGGAGATGATTCTAGAGAATCATTGTTCGGTGTTAGTATATTGGACACCATTGCATTACTCCAACCAGTTTCCACTAGGCAATCACAGTTTCTATGAACGATGCATAAGGCACATGCATTATCCACTAGTACCATTTTTAAAGATTTTAAGTGGTAATAAGAGATAACttatttaatgaatatctatTTGGTCATTGGCATAGTCTTTTCGTGTGAATTGGAGGGGATCGTGATATTCTTGAAAGTTTTTGGTAGTTAGTTAGAGGCTGTTTGCTAGATTTAAAGTTTCTAGTTAGCTGTGTGTTTACTGGTATTCTCTTCAATGATTAGCAAGTATGGGATCATCAATGCTTTTTCATTCAACAAAAGTTATACCACAAAAAATGTGTGAGACTCTTGATTGTTGGAAGATCCATGTCATGTTACAATGCTATTTTTCGTTGCCTGAATCATCACTTAAATTGTTTATGCTAAGACTATGAGTAGATTATTGGTGGTGTTTACTTTGTCTTGTTGTGCCTCGAATTCACAGTGTTGGTGAATGAAAAAGTGAAAACATGGGAATGCTGAATAATATAGTTTTGTCTTGGCACATTTTTTTTTCCCATGGTGTTATTCCTAACAAAGAATTTATTCCATGATGGTACAGATCCAGCTTACATAATCAAAGTTGAAAGGACCAATTTTTTTCCTGAGCCAAATGTAAGTTTTTTTCATTATCTTGGtttacgtgcttgccgtgactgtCTTTTCTGTTTCTGATTTCCTTATCCTAATGGCTTGCATGTTTATCATCATTGTCCTATCTGTTTTGAAAAACTTGGATTAAGTCCAAGAATATTTGTTTACCTTGAATTTTTGGCTATTACAATTTTGTTTCTATCTGGAAATTTTAAGTTCATACTGGAGATTTCAATCAACATAAAAGCCATTCAAAATTTCATTAACATCACTTAATTAGGGCTTCTATAGAACATGTCCAACATTTGGTCGTTATTACAAGTTCAATTTAAAGAGCTTTATGAGCCCTGACAAAAGAGAGGTTGTTTCATCTTTTTGAAGTGAGCACTCTTAGACTGTCCTATTAGTCGGTTTAATAAAATTGGATTACATGTTGGCTTCTCTCCTTGTGATTGGTGCCTCTGGCTTACATGTGTTGGCTCAACATCAACCTGGTTCATCCCGATGTCGTGTGCTATGCCAGATGCAAGCTTAATTTGGGGTATCATCTTTGGTACAAAGTCGTCTGAATGGCCTTTTCTGGACTAACTTCTGGAAAATATAATATTGTTGATCCTTGATATTGCCTCAATTTGTATTTTAAGAATATGTTTTGGAAGCAATTCATATTTTTACAGAGTAAATAGTGAATACCTTGAAACACCTGATATTTTGTGGCTAGTAAATGCTGATTGCTCATACATTGCAAATTTTACTTATGTTTATGAAATCCAATACGATGGTCTTGACTCTTGACTTTACTTATAAATTCATCAGGAAAAACAATGGAAAAAAAAGTCTAGAAAGTAATTCATGGATGTTCAGAAATTGGTTTTTTGTTGGTTTGATGCTTGATTCCTAGCAGGTTGATGCTGCTATTATTAGATTTAGACTGAAGCGAAGTGCAGAATATCCATTGGTTGCTTCATCTAAAAGCTTCTTTTCAATGGTGAGTTTGCAATCCTCCACTTCTCTACTTTCAATTGATTGTAATAGTTGGAACCTATGTTCATAATCTCTGAATTGTCGTTGGATCAAATTGGGAAGACAGAGCAAGTAAACTTAGATTAATACAGTTTGAAAAGTGATgctgtaacttttttttttggttgtaTTTCAGCAGCTTAAAATCTTTCAAAATACAATTGTTTatgtaatttttcttttatatagCTTGTTTGGATTATAAAAAGCAACTTTTACCTCTACTTCTATAATAAACAGACAAGGATTTTTTGAACTATGATTTGGAGCTGTAAGAAACTTCTTTAATCAAGGTTGAATATGGTTGGCAGTCTATTTGAGTTTGGAGGGAATTTGAAAGTATGCACATTCTAGAAGAGAGGAGACTAATAACTATAATTtggtgcaataagaaaaattctgCTGTCAGGTTTGAATAAGGAATGAAGTCTATATTTTGGAGGGATATTTAAAGATATTCAAATTCTAGAAGAAAGGAGACGAAGTTACAGATCCTGCTTTCTTTTTGGCCTTTACATTCTATATTTTGGAGGGatatttcaagatattcaaattcTAGAAGAAAGGAGACTAAGTTATAGGTCCTGCCTCCGGATTTGTGGTTGTACTTAACCTCTTTTCTGTTTTTCTATCTCATGGTGCATCTATTAATTAATAAGGTTGGTTTTTACAGTCAATTACTTAGTTGTTTAGGTCTCATTTTAGCAGACCTAAATTCAACCTGCTATCTGGATTTTTTATATACAATATATTGTTGCGAATTAGAAGGCCAAGCAGTTTGATTTGATAAGGAGTTTTTGTCATATGATGGATGGAGATAAATGAATCATGTAAAATAATCATCTTTTTCTCCAAGGTTTCTGATGGAAATAAGCACTCAAACCCCATGATCTTGTTGTTGGCTAGGTTAATTCTGCCTTTAATGGGAAGAGGAAAATGCTGCGTAAATCACTGCAGCATATATGTCCATCTTTTGAAATCGAGGCTGCTTTAATTACCATTGGTCAGCCGGTCACAGTAAGTGGTTACAACAATTCCTTCTCTTTAaagcttatttatttatttatttatttttatcttctgttattgtttaattattttaccttgtTTCTTTTGCAGGCCAGACCCGAAGAGCTAACGTTGGATGATTTTGTGAGCCTACACAATTTAATTGCAAAAAATTAGCTCTTCGTGTCTTATAAAGAATGGATCATGAGCTGCCTGACAGCGAGAAAGGGAATTCT
Above is a genomic segment from Musa acuminata AAA Group cultivar baxijiao chromosome BXJ3-4, Cavendish_Baxijiao_AAA, whole genome shotgun sequence containing:
- the LOC103983245 gene encoding ribosomal RNA small subunit methyltransferase, chloroplastic; this translates as MLSVRPSSPPPCLAAPPPPLTRPCPARRLLPCVAVAAATGQRRRRRGDDDYHATIRSLNSRGRHTPRKSLGQHYMLNSSVNEELVRVAGVGEGDVVLEIGPGTGSLTNVLIDAGATVVAIEKDPHMATLVQERFRSTDQLMVLQEDFTKCHIHSHLSSLLEKNHKESSPTYAKVVSNLPFNISTEVVKQLLPMGDVFSDVVLLLQDEAASRLADCSLRTPEYRPINIFVKFYSDPAYIIKVERTNFFPEPNVDAAIIRFRLKRSAEYPLVASSKSFFSMVNSAFNGKRKMLRKSLQHICPSFEIEAALITIGQPVTARPEELTLDDFVSLHNLIAKN